The Pleuronectes platessa chromosome 22, fPlePla1.1, whole genome shotgun sequence region ctgaggAAATCTTCTCCAGCTGTGATAGAAGTGTCCTTGTGTCCCCTCCAGGCCTCCGTACTAACATTCTGTCACGTGACCCACATCCAGGAGATTTAAACCAAAACGTTTGCatatgtttgactttttttttgttttcgctGAAACGTTGAGAAACGCGACTGCGACAGTTTTAATGTTTCACGATCATCGGTTAGTTTTTCGTGGAGGAAGCAGCGCCCCCCCGAGGACGCCATCTTGTGCCTGAGCAGTTTCATCTCCGTGTTTTTTATCGTTGTTCCGTGGAGGAAGTCACTGCCCACTAAATGCTATATAGTATTTTTGTACCACATATTGTGTAGATAACGTATTTATAAGCTCTATAGAAAATCATTGTAAATCTTTCATTGAACTCTGCAGTACTTTTCATTCCgtctttttttatattgcatCATTATATTTTTCTACAGAAAATCAAACGGCGACAATCCGCGCTCGGTGGAGTTGAGGAACTTATCCAGGTTTTCAGTGTCTGTTGATGTAGCGTCGGACTGTCTGTGTTGTTCCCTCATGGAGGCGTCGGGAGCCGGGTCGGGAGCCGGGTCGGGAGCCGGGTCGGGAGCCGGGTCGGGACCAgaggaggaaccagaggaggaaCCACGACATGTGGGTCTGGGTtctcctggttcctcctggttcctcctggttcctcctggtttactttgtgtttcacGTCCCTGACGTTCGGTTCGAGAGGAAACTGAACTCGAGTCGGTTTAAATCACAAAGTTCAAGTTCTATAACTTCGTCTGTGACCATGTTACCAAGTTCTCAACAGACCTGAGACGTCTTCAATTTTAAACTTTTATATTTCAGTGAAATTTCCGACACTAAGGTTTTAAATTAATGATTATGAAACATTGATTTATCACATTAATGAAGTTTGTGTTGTTCAGGTAAAGAATCTTCTCGTGATTATTGTCACCGGTTTCTAATCAACTTATAAAGACGTGTTCAATGTTTTCCAGACTCGATTAAAGACCCGGATCAATAACATGAAATCTGACAAATTCatgatttcatatttacagaTGGACAACATGGAGTCTCCAAAGTGCCAAACTGTCAGTTTATGAATCTCATGCACACAATATAGTTACTTTACAATATTTCTGTGCgcacaatgtttttgtttcgtTGTTCGATTTAAATATTGAACGTTTGTTCAGTTCTGTTGAGAATCTTCAGATCGAACAAAACATCTGATCAATCTGAACCGATCTCGAGCCGGAAGTTCAGTTCATCTCCCGCTGCCTCCACACGTCCTGACCCCCGCCACAGCTGTCCACTGTGTtacctgtgacacacacacacacacacagacacacacacacacgtctagtTAATCATCTGTGGAGAGATTCTCATTCGCTAACTGCACTTTACAGAACTTTTTAGCTGATTTCCGGTACAAAACGTTGTGGTCGGAGTAAAGTTTTGTAAAGTTGATGTGAACAAAGGAGAGAAGAATCTGAGGAGTGGGACGGACCATCAGGTCTCTAGAGTCTGGACCAGACGTCTGTTAAAATTATTCCCTCGAACCATTTTGAATTAGTTCAGTTTAAACCTCAAACTCTGAATTCTTCCTTCAGATCAATGATCAAATCAAAGTGAGAAGAGATTCAGTGAAGAAGTCATTTGGGTTTGATTTGATATTTGAGGAGTAAAATGTACAAATCTGACGGACACAGTAGATTGAGGTGATTTCTGCTCAATGATGTAAATCATGTTGAATTGAACTTGATCTGTAGAGAATCATCTGACAGCTTCTCTTTATTCGTTCTTATATCAAACCTTCAAGTTTTTAATCTAAGAAGCCAAAAATAATCAAGTATTATATAAGAACACAAACTGGAATAAAATTAGGTTATTAAATGTTaatattgatatttttcttttaaatttcacTCAAAGTTTGATCCTTTAAACGTGAGGATGGAAGGTCAACGAGGTCGTGACCTGACAGATATTTAACTTTCAACATGTCGAGGTTTGATTCCTAGTTCTGATCATTTGTGGGAATAATTTATCAAATTGAAAAGTTCCTCCAGACTCTGGGAGAACTCGTCTTCGGTCGAAGTGAAACAGAAATGAGTCGAGGCCACGTCTTCTTCCCGCTCgggctgacctttgacctgaaggAGACGTTCAGGTCGTGAAGAACGTTCGAGAAAAAGGTCAAAGGAAGTAGAAATGTTTTAACAGATGATTGAAACATGTCGTGTTTTATAATAGTGAAGAAGCACTTTGGTGTCCCGGTCTCTCGGAGGCTCGAACAGGAAACGGAAGTTGGTGTCGTCGTGTTTTGAAACGTCCGTTTCGATCCCGCGGTGCTTTgccaggaagtggagacgacgTGTGGTTCGTCTCGTGCACTCACTCTTTAAAATGACTGCTCAGCTGTAAACCATCAGATGAACAGCGCCACCCAGCGGCCAACATAAGCTGTAACTCATGAAATgctgatttttgttttctttttgttaaatataaagtgAGTGAACTTTTACCTTCGTGTCTGAGTGATGATTGATTAAGAAACATAACTTCATATATCAAAATCTTACTGTGGAATAATGTTTACACATTATACTGTCACCTTGTGTGTACACTTAAACTGACattgtgttgtatttgtgtagAACCTTTTATACAAATACAGACAGGAACTGAGCTTTACTGTAAATTACATAAAGACTCctgatattaaattaaattgtgtaaACAATTGGACTTTATAGAAGGGAGACgtcattcatataaatataatatatgtacTTAATACACTCAGCCAGTGTGATGATCAATATTAAATCAGTTTTGAGTTTCGATATTTCTGAGGACTCTAACAATCACTTTCACTTCTAGAGCTTTTTCCTTTACCGTAATAACGGTAAAGTTCTTAGTTTGATCCTTTGGATTCTAATAAAGATAATTGTTATCAAAATAATGAGGTAATGCGTATTTCTTATTGAAACATTACTCGATCCACTGATAATActaattttataataataatattgacagctgagttttaatttgaatgtgcGCAGACTCTTGAAACTTTACGGTAAAGCACTGCCACTCTATAACCACGCCTCTTTTCCTGACTCCATGAAGTGATTGGTCCACGTGTGTCACATGACTCGTCAGAGCGGAAGTGGAGGACTGGGCCGCAGAGCGAAGGTGAGAAACAAACCGGAACAAAAAGATCGTTAAAAACCGTAAAGACGTGTTTTCACCGGCACATGACGTCACTTAGCGTCTTCACTACCGGGCCCGGGGTCTCGCGCCGTTTGATCTTGAACGTGTTCGTTAAATGATCGAGTTCACGTCATGAGACGCGAAATGAGAACACGTCATAAACACAACCCGTTCAGTGGTGAACGTTAAACACGCACAGTACGTTAATAACGTTAATCTAACGTTTCTGTAATGTGCGTGGTAAtgcgtatgtgtttgtgtgtatgtgtgttaatgtttgtgtttgtatctgcgtgtgtctgtttgtgtgttcgtgcgttttcgtgcgtgtgtgtgttcgtgcgtgtgtgtgtgttcgtgcgtgtatgtatatgttgttgaattaactttatttaaaatcacCAGTAACAAACAAACGATGGTCACGTGATGAAACGGGAATTTCCCACTGACACAGTGACGTCACTGCGTGTCAGTTAACGACTGCAcccaaaaacaaaatataaatgtttattatcTAGCATGAGAAATGGAAAATGTCAAGTTGACTgagaacaaagtgtgtgtgtgtgtctgtgtttctctctctctctctctccagggaaAGCAGCAGCCTCAGGATGCAGAGCACCACTAACTACCTGTGgctgatctcagacctgctGGGTCAGGGAGCCACGGCCAACGTGTACCGGGGTCGACACAAGGTACGAGCTGGACCGGGCTCAGACTAATCTCTGGGGAATGGTTGAGAAGTGGTGACAAAGTGCTGAGTCACACGTATAGAGAGTTTGTGGGTATCAGAGCTGACTACGTGTCAGGTGATGTAAACATGGTCACATGGtaacacgtcacttcctgtctgtgctgGCTCCGCCTTCACCTGAACTATGTGGACGATGGAATTTCCCCAAATGGCTCCGGAGCCGTCGGTTTGGTTTGAACTGAAGAACAAACATTTAACTTCAGATTGAAACATGTTCACGTTCCATCTGatttaaacagacacacaaacattaatatctcatataaataaatatcattcaaagtgtttatattaacacattgtTCAGCTGACCTGCTGTAGAATAAATTAACTCTATACAATCGTATAACAACAATAACCTCatcctttacacacacacattaatacttCTCCTTCTTGTGTGATTCCTGTGGTTGTGTAGAAAACCGGCGACCTGTACGCCGTCAAGGTTTTCAACAACCTGAGCTTCCTGCGGCCGCTGGACGTGCAGATGAGAGAGTTCGAGGTTCTGAAGAAACTCAACCACAAGAACATCGTGAAGCTCTTCGCGGTGGAGGAAGAGGTCGGTGTCTCGTGGTGAAACGTGGTGAGTCTCTGGTGAAGCTGGTGTGTAACGGTCTCTTCCTCCTGTGGGCAGTCGAACACGCGGCACAAGGTGCTGGTGATGGAGTACTGTCCCTGTGGAAGTCTCTACACCGTGCTGGAGGAGTCCTCCAACGCCTACGGGCTGCCGGAGGACGAGTTCCTCATCGTCCTGCACGATGTCGGTGAGTCCATGAGACCAGGAGGAAACACCAGCTGATCATAACCAATGAGAAACGACGTGTTGTCTgtgctgctctctgattggctgtggctCCTCCAGTGGCTGGGATGAACCACCTGAGAGAATACGGCATCGTTCATCGAGACATCAAACCAGGAAACATCATGAGGGTGATCGGGGAGGACGGCTGCTCCGTGTACAAGCTGACGGACTTCGGGGCGGCGAGGGAGCTGGAGGACGACGAgcagtttgtgtctctgtaCGGGACCGAGGAATATCTGGTGAGggacgacaggaagtgacaccccccccccccccccccccgttcggGTCCCGTTTGTTTGAAGTTTATTGATTCAAGTTTATTAGAAAAACTTGACATagaaaataaatccaaattTAAAGAAGATACATTATAATAAAAAGGAGAATAACGGGTTTGAATTCAAAACTGCTTTAATTGAAAACTTTTAGTTAACAGACGTGAGAGTTGGAGAAAATCCCTCAGACAGATTCATGGAACGTTGGTTTCTTCTTCACGTGTTTCCTCCGCAGCATCCCGACATGTACGAGCGCGCCGTGCTGAGGAAAGATCACCAGAAGAAGTACGGAGCCACCGTGGATCTGTGGAGCATCGGCGTCACCTTCTACCACGCCGCCACCGGCAGCCTCCCCTTCAGGCCGTTCGAGGGGCCGCGCAGGAACAAGGAAGTGATGTAAGAGCTCGACAGGAAGGAGAAGCCGCTTGTTCAGAGACATGAAAGTGACGGAAGACGTTTGTTTGTCTCAGGTATAAAATCATCACAGAGAAACCGTCCGGGACCATCTCCGGTCACCAGAAGTCTGAGAACGGGAAGATCGAGTGGAGCACGGAGATGCCGGTGTCCTGCAGTCTGTCCAAGTAGGAGCtcgtcctctgtgtctcactgatgTCCTTCTGctctcgtctctgtgtctcactgatgTCCTTCTGctctcgtctctgtgtctcactgatgTCCTTCTGctctcgtctctgtgtctcactgatgTCCCTCTGCCCtcgtcctctgtgtctcactgatgTCCTTCTGctctcgtctctgtgtctcactgatgTCCTTCTGCTCtcgtcctctgtgtctcactgatgtccctctgctctcgtctctgtgtctcactgatgTCCTTCTGctctcgtctctgtgtctcactgatgTCCCTCTGCCCtcgtcctctgtgtctcactgatgTCCTTCTGctctcgtctctgtgtctcactgatgtccctctgctctcgtctctgtgtctcactgatgTCCTTCTGctctcgtctctgtgtctcactgatgtccctctgctctcgtctctgtgtctcactgatgTCCTTCTGCTCtcgtcctctgtgtctcactgatgtccctctgctctcgtctctgtgtctcactgatgTCCTTCTGctctcgtctctgtgtctcactgatgTCCTTCTGctctcgtctctgtgtctcactgatgtccctctgctctcgtctctgtgtctcactgatgTCCTTCTGctctcgtctctgtgtctcactgatgtccctctgctctcgtctctgtgtctcactgatgTCCTTCTGctctcgtctctgtgtctcactgatgTCCTTCTGCTTTCGTCCTCTTTGTCTCACTGATGTCCTTCTGctctcgtctctgtgtctcactgatgtccctctgctctcgtcctctgtgtctcactgatgTCCTTCTGCTCtcgtcctctgtgtctcactgatgTCCCTCGGCCTGTGTGTCTCAGGGGTCTGCAGAGCCTCCTGACTCCGGTTCTCGCCAACATCCTGGAGGCCGATCAGGAGAAGTGTTGGGGCTTCGACCAGTTCTTCGCCGAGACCAACGACATCCTGCACAGAGCCGTGGTCTGTGTGTTCAGTCTGCAGCAGGCCACGCTGCATCGCCTCTACATCCACGAATACAACacgtgagaagaagaagaagaagaagagctccGTCACAGCTGCTGCTGACAAACATCTGCTTTCAATTATTCACACACAATAAGAAACGACCTGAAGCTGTGGTTCTTAATGTGTCCACAGGGCGGCGCTGTTCCAGGAGCTGATGTCCCGCAGGACGAACATCCCGCTCCACAACCAGGAGCTGCTGTACGAGGGACGCCACCTGGTCCTGGACCCGAACCGCCAGGCCAAGAACTTCCCCAAGACGTCCAGAGAGAATCCCATCATGCTCGTCAGCCGCGAGTCCGTCGCCACCGTGGGACTCATCTTTGAAGACCGTACGTAGTGACACCCGGCTGCCTGCAGGGCGGCGACAGagtgaaataatattaaaaccaattAAAAACAACGAAATCTTCATCAGTAGAACTCAataattttctttaattttaattatgtccaaacaaacacagtggggatgtaatttaattcaaatcaaACACTAGTGATGATGTGTAATCAAGATAATAATTTTCCTTAGAAGGTAGAAACTGATTTTCTTtagtgttttaatatttgtattaaaaaCCGGGACACGGGTCTAACTCGTAGTGTTTGTGTCTTCACAGCGAGTCCTCCTAAAGTCCAGCCCCGCTACGACCTGGACCTGGACGCCAGCTACGCAAAGGTACGAATAAAGAAGCATGTTCAAGTtaaggaaacaggaagttgtgaTCTGAGAATCCtgccctgtgattggctgagtgtCGTGTTTCCTGTGGTTGCTCAGACGTTTGCAGGCGACGTGGGACACTTGTGGAAAACCTCCGAGTCGCTGCTGGTTTATCAGGAGCTGGTGAGGAAAGGAGTTCGAGGGTTGAAGTGAGTTTGTGAACGAAACATGAAACTGATCTTTTAACAGAACTTAAAATCAACAACGGATCTGTTTCTGGTTTTTAAATCTCTATATCAAGAAAACTCAAACTTAATAGAAGCTGAAGGTGCAAAACAAtgtttgagaaaaaaacaacaaagctgttctgaactgtctgtctgtctgtctgtgtctctgtgtctctgtctctctgtctctctatctatctgtctgttgtctctcactctgtctctcttgtctgtctctatgtctgtctgttgtctctctctctgtctgtgtctctctctctctctctctctctctctctgtctctctctgtctgttgtctctctctctgtctctctctgtctctctgtctgtctgtctgtctgtctctctgtctctctctctctctgtctctgtctctctctctgtctgtgtctctctctctctctctctctgtctctctctgtctgtgtctctctctctctctctctctctctgtctctctctgtctgtctctctgtctgtctgtctctctgtctgtctctctctctctgtgtctgtctctctctctctgtgtctctctctctctctctgtctgtctctctgtctgtctctctctctctgtctgtctctctctctctgtgtctctctctctctctgtctgtctctctctgtctctgtctgtctgtctgtctgtctgtctctctctctctgtgtctctctctctctctctgtctgtctctctctgtctctgtctgtctgtctgtctgtctgtctgtctctctctctctgtgtctctctctctctctctctctctctctctctctctctctgtcatctgtctgtctgtctctctctctgtgtctctctgtctctctctctctctctctctctctctctcgtctctcttgtctctctctctctctctctctgtttgtgtgtctctctctctctctctctctctctctctctctctctctctgtgtgtgtgtctctctgtctctctctctctctctctgtgtctctctgtctctgtgtctctctgtctgtctctctgtctgttgtctctcactctgtctctcttgtctgtctgtctgtgtctctctctctctctctctctgtctctctgtctctctgtctctctctctctctctctctctctctctgtctctctctctctctgtgtctctctgtctctctctcacagtgaGCTGATGAAGGAGGACTACAGTGAGATCCAACACAAGAAGTCTGAGGTTTTCCATCTTTGTAACTACTGCACAAAGATACTGGAGAGAACTGAGCAGCTGTGAGTGACacacacgtctctctctctctctctctctctctctccctctgtctgtctctctgtctctgtctctaacTGTCCCCTGTGGCTGTGTAGGTTCGAGGTGCTGATGCAGGCAAACCTTCTGTCGTCGGAATACGATGAGATCTCAGATATGCACAAGAAAATCGTCAgagtgagttgtgtgtgtgtgtgtgtgtgtgtgtgtgtgtgtgtgtgtgtgtgtgtgtgtgtgtgtgtgtgtgtgtgtgtgtgtgtgtgtgtgtgtgtgtgtgtgtgtgtgtgtgtgtgtgtgtgtgtgtgtgtgtgtgtgtgtgtgtgtgtgtttttatttgtgtgtgtgtgttcgacgACTCCCTCAGAGGAAGTCGATGAGTCATCACAGAGCTGTGCGTCTCTGGTTGTTGTGTAatagtaagtgtgtgtgtgtgtccctcagaGGAAGTCAATGAGTCGTCACAGAGCTGTGCGTCTTGTGCGTCTCTGGTTGTTGTGTAATAgttagtgtgtttgttgcaGATCTCTGGAACTTTGGAGCCGATCGAACGAACCACACAAGACATCAAGAGTAAGTTTGTCCCCGGAGGCCTCCTGACGGACAGCTGGACGCAGCAGGTGGGGACGCACCccaaagacaggaagtaagacgtgtgtgtgtaaccGCTCCAGAACACAGTGTAGTGTCGGGTGGAGGCGTTGTGTGACGGTGAGTTTGTGTCGTTCCAGTGTGGAGAAAATCAAAGTGCTGCTGGACGCCATCACGGCGATTTATCACCAGTTCAAGAAGGACAAGGCAGAAAGACGTGAGTCCCTCGTCCAATAGGGTGAAaggatttgttttaattgtttgaaAATCATTGTCTGATAAATATCAGCTTTAGATAGATTATAATTTTAATGAATATATAAGTATTTAATGTTTCATAGTTTATTGAATTGTTGAATATGATCTTTTCTGTGATTCACTGATTTGCTCTGAAACATCTTACAACTTGGAAAATTGttgtcattgttattatttttcttcaggTTTGCCGTACAACGAGGAGCAGATCCACAAGTTTGATAAGTAAGGTTCATTTAAACAGATGTAACTctgggcttttattgtgaaggtctgactgtgtgtctctcagacaGAAGCTGGTTCTTCATACCAGtaaagcttttattgtgaaggtctgactgtgtgtctctcagacaGAAGCTGGTTCTTCATGCCAGtaaagcttttattgtgaaggtctgactgtgtgtctctcagacaGAAGCTGGTTCTTCATGCCAGtaaagcttttattgtgaaggtctgactgtgtgtctctcagacaGAAGCTGGTTCTTCATGCCAGtaaagcttttattgtgaaggtctgactgtgtgtctctcagacaGAAGCTGGTTCTTCATGCCAGtaaagcttttattgtgaaggtctgactgtgtgtctctcagacaGAAGCTGGTTCTTCATGCCAGtaaagcttttattgtgaaggtctgactgtgtgtctctcagacaGAAGCTGGTTCTTCATGCCAGtaaagcttttattgtgaaggtctgactgtgtgtctctcagacaGAAGCTGGTTCTTCATGCCAGtaaagcttttattgtgaaggtctgactgtgtgtctctcagacaGAAGCTGGTTCTTCATGCCAGtaaagcttttattgtgaaggtctgactgtgtgtctctcaggcaGAAGCTGGTTCTTCATGCCAGtaaagcttttattgtgaaggtctgactgtgtgtctctcaggcaGAAGCTGGTTCTTCATGCCAGtaaagcttttattgtgaaggtctgactgtgtgtctctcaggcaGAAGCTGGTTCTTCATGCCAGtaaagcttttattgtgaaggtctgactgtgtgtctctcaggcaGAAGCTGGTTCTTCATGCCAGtaaagcttttattgtgaaggtctgactgtgtgtctctcagacaGAAGCTGGTTCTTCATGCCAGtaaagcttttattgtgaaggtctgactgtgtgtctctcaggcaGAAGCTGGTTCTTCATGCCAGtaaagcttttattgtgaaggtctgactgtgtgtctctcaggcaGAAGCTGGTTCTTCATGCCAGtaaagcttttattgtgaaggtctgactgtgtgtctctcagacaGAAGCTGGTTCTTCATGCCAGtaaagcttttattgtgaaggtctgactgtgtgtctctcagacaGAAGCTGGTTCTTCATGCCAGtaaagcttttattgtgaaggtctgactgtgtgtctctcagacaGAAGCTGGTTCTTCATGCCAGtaaagcttttattgtgaaggtctgactgtgtgtctctcagacaGAAGCTGGTTCTTCATGCCAGtaaagcttttattgtgaaggtctgactgtgtgtctctcagacaGAAGCTGGTTCTTCATGCCAGtaaagcttttattgtgaaggtctgactgtgtgtctctcagacaGAAGCTGGTTCTTCATGCCAGtaaagcttttattgtgaaggtctgactgtgtgtctctcagacaGAAGCTGGTTCTTCATGCCAGTAAGTCTCGTTCCCTCTTCACTGAGGAATGTGCCATGAAGTATCGTCTGTTCATCTCCAAGAGTGAAGAGTGGATGAGGTAAATACACCAGAGCATGTTTATCATTCTgaccttcatctcttcatctcttcttcacttcttcacTTCATCTcaatctcttcttctcttcttctcttcttctcttcttctattcatctcttcttctcttcttctgttcaTCTCTtcctttcttcatctcttcatctcttcttctcttcttctcttcttctcttcatctcctcatctcttcttcacttcttcacttcatctcttcatgtcttcatctcttcttctcttcatctcttcatctcttcttctcttcatctcttcttctcttcttctattcatctcttcttctcttcttctgttcaTCTCTtcctttcttcatctcttcttctcttcttctcttcttctcttcatctcttcatctcttcttcacttcttcacttcatctcttcatgtcttcatctcttcttctcttcatctcttcatctcttcttctcttcatctcttcttctcttcttcatctcttcatctcttcatgtcttcatgtcttcttctcttctcttcttctcttcatcccttcatctcttcttctgttcatctcttcttctcttcatctcttcttctcttcttctcttcatctcttcttctcttcttctgttcatgtcttcatctcttcatctcttcttctcttcatctcttcttctcttcttctgttcatgtcttcatctcttcttcccTTCTTGTCTTCTTCCCTTCATCTCTTCttgtcttcatctcttcttctcttcatctcttcatctcttcatctcttcttctcttcttctcttcatctcttcatctcttcttctcttcatctcttcttgtcttcatctcttctcttcttcttctcttcttctcttcttcttctcttcttctcttcttctcttcttctcttcatatcttcatctcttcttctcttcatctcttcatctcttcttctcttcttctcttcttctcttcatctcttcatctcttcatctcttcatcacttcttcacttcatctcttcatctcttcttcacttcatctcttcatcccttcttgtcttcatctcttcttctcttcatctcttcttctgttcatctcttcttctcttcatctcttcatctcttcttctcttcttctcttcatctcttcatctcttcttctcttcttctcttcttctcttcatctcttcatctcttcttctcttcttctcttcttctcttcttctcttcatctcttcatgtcttcatctcttcatctcttcttcttcatctcttcatctcttcatctcttcatccc contains the following coding sequences:
- the tbk1 gene encoding serine/threonine-protein kinase TBK1 isoform X4 — protein: MQSTTNYLWLISDLLGQGATANVYRGRHKKTGDLYAVKVFNNLSFLRPLDVQMREFEVLKKLNHKNIVKLFAVEEESNTRHKVLVMEYCPCGSLYTVLEESSNAYGLPEDEFLIVLHDVVAGMNHLREYGIVHRDIKPGNIMRVIGEDGCSVYKLTDFGAARELEDDEQFVSLYGTEEYLHPDMYERAVLRKDHQKKYGATVDLWSIGVTFYHAATGSLPFRPFEGPRRNKEVMYKIITEKPSGTISGHQKSENGKIEWSTEMPVSCSLSKGLQSLLTPVLANILEADQEKCWGFDQFFAETNDILHRAVVCVFSLQQATLHRLYIHEYNTAALFQELMSRRTNIPLHNQELLYEGRHLVLDPNRQAKNFPKTSRENPIMLVSRESVATVGLIFEDPSPPKVQPRYDLDLDASYAKTFAGDVGHLWKTSESLLVYQELVRKGVRGLNELMKEDYSEIQHKKSEVFHLCNYCTKILERTEQLFEVLMQANLLSSEYDEISDMHKKIVRISGTLEPIERTTQDIKSKFVPGGLLTDSWTQQVGTHPKDRNVEKIKVLLDAITAIYHQFKKDKAERRLPYNEEQIHKFDK
- the tbk1 gene encoding serine/threonine-protein kinase TBK1 isoform X2 — protein: MQSTTNYLWLISDLLGQGATANVYRGRHKKTGDLYAVKVFNNLSFLRPLDVQMREFEVLKKLNHKNIVKLFAVEEESNTRHKVLVMEYCPCGSLYTVLEESSNAYGLPEDEFLIVLHDVVAGMNHLREYGIVHRDIKPGNIMRVIGEDGCSVYKLTDFGAARELEDDEQFVSLYGTEEYLHPDMYERAVLRKDHQKKYGATVDLWSIGVTFYHAATGSLPFRPFEGPRRNKEVMYKIITEKPSGTISGHQKSENGKIEWSTEMPVSCSLSKGLQSLLTPVLANILEADQEKCWGFDQFFAETNDILHRAVVCVFSLQQATLHRLYIHEYNTAALFQELMSRRTNIPLHNQELLYEGRHLVLDPNRQAKNFPKTSRENPIMLVSRESVATVGLIFEDPSPPKVQPRYDLDLDASYAKTFAGDVGHLWKTSESLLVYQELVRKGVRGLNELMKEDYSEIQHKKSEVFHLCNYCTKILERTEQLFEVLMQANLLSSEYDEISDMHKKIVRISGTLEPIERTTQDIKSKFVPGGLLTDSWTQQVGTHPKDRNVEKIKVLLDAITAIYHQFKKDKAERRLPYNEEQIHKFDKQKLVLHASKSRSLFTEECAMKYRLFISKSEEWMRKVHHVRKQLLSLSGQLISIEKEVTMLLERTIKLQEQLPQKVLPLVSSGMKPQAYLSQNTLVEMTLGMKKLKEEMEGVVKELAENNHFLERFGTLTLDGGLRG
- the tbk1 gene encoding serine/threonine-protein kinase TBK1 isoform X1, which encodes MQSTTNYLWLISDLLGQGATANVYRGRHKKTGDLYAVKVFNNLSFLRPLDVQMREFEVLKKLNHKNIVKLFAVEEESNTRHKVLVMEYCPCGSLYTVLEESSNAYGLPEDEFLIVLHDVVAGMNHLREYGIVHRDIKPGNIMRVIGEDGCSVYKLTDFGAARELEDDEQFVSLYGTEEYLHPDMYERAVLRKDHQKKYGATVDLWSIGVTFYHAATGSLPFRPFEGPRRNKEVMYKIITEKPSGTISGHQKSENGKIEWSTEMPVSCSLSKGLQSLLTPVLANILEADQEKCWGFDQFFAETNDILHRAVVCVFSLQQATLHRLYIHEYNTAALFQELMSRRTNIPLHNQELLYEGRHLVLDPNRQAKNFPKTSRENPIMLVSRESVATVGLIFEDPSPPKVQPRYDLDLDASYAKTFAGDVGHLWKTSESLLVYQELVRKGVRGLNELMKEDYSEIQHKKSEVFHLCNYCTKILERTEQLFEVLMQANLLSSEYDEISDMHKKIVRISGTLEPIERTTQDIKSKFVPGGLLTDSWTQQVGTHPKDRNVEKIKVLLDAITAIYHQFKKDKAERRLPYNEEQIHKFDKSDCVSLRQKLVLHASKSRSLFTEECAMKYRLFISKSEEWMRKVHHVRKQLLSLSGQLISIEKEVTMLLERTIKLQEQLPQKVLPLVSSGMKPQAYLSQNTLVEMTLGMKKLKEEMEGVVKELAENNHFLERFGTLTLDGGLRG
- the tbk1 gene encoding serine/threonine-protein kinase TBK1 isoform X3, which gives rise to MQSTTNYLWLISDLLGQGATANVYRGRHKKTGDLYAVKVFNNLSFLRPLDVQMREFEVLKKLNHKNIVKLFAVEEESNTRHKVLVMEYCPCGSLYTVLEESSNAYGLPEDEFLIVLHDVVAGMNHLREYGIVHRDIKPGNIMRVIGEDGCSVYKLTDFGAARELEDDEQFVSLYGTEEYLHPDMYERAVLRKDHQKKYGATVDLWSIGVTFYHAATGSLPFRPFEGPRRNKEVMYKIITEKPSGTISGHQKSENGKIEWSTEMPVSCSLSKGLQSLLTPVLANILEADQEKCWGFDQFFAETNDILHRAVVCVFSLQQATLHRLYIHEYNTAALFQELMSRRTNIPLHNQELLYEGRHLVLDPNRQAKNFPKTSRENPIMLVSRESVATVGLIFEDPSPPKVQPRYDLDLDASYAKTFAGDVGHLWKTSESLLVYQELVRKGVRGLNELMKEDYSEIQHKKSEVFHLCNYCTKILERTEQLFEVLMQANLLSSEYDEISDMHKKIVRISGTLEPIERTTQDIKSKFVPGGLLTDSWTQQVGTHPKDRNVEKIKVLLDAITAIYHQFKKDKAERRLPYNEEQIHKFDKQKLVLHASKAFIVKV